Part of the Citrobacter sp. Marseille-Q6884 genome, CGGTCAGCGCGACGCTGCCGTTGGATTCCGCAATCCATTCCAATAGTTTCAGGCCCCGGGTCAGAGACTGAACCTGCCCGGTTGCAGGCGTGGTCGTAGCGGCGGGTTTTCTACCGCGTTTTGCGGGAACAGTGGCAACCATGGCAGACTCCTTTTCTGTATCGTGGAAATCATTTTCGTTTTATTCGATTATAATGCAAGAATTCCTGTACTGATCGGATGAGTGAAGCTGAACATGTCTCATGTTGGCCGTTGTTCTCTTTTCCGCCTCTCAGGTTTGTGCCAGTATGACCTGTTGAGTTTTTTTCGGTCTGGTTGAGCGTTGTCGGGAGCGAGTGTGAGCAGCAAAGTTGAACAATTACGTCAGCAGTTAAAGGAACGTATTCTGGTGCTGGACGGCGGTATGGGGACCATGATCCAGGGATACCGTCTGAGTGAAGCAGATTTCCGCGGCGAACGCTTTGCCGACTGGCCATGCGATCTCAAAGGCAACAACGACTTGTTGGTGCTGAGCAAGCCGGAGGTGATTACCGCAATTCATAACGCCTACTTTGAAGCGGGCGCGGATATCATCGAAACCAACACCTTCAACTCCACGACCATCGCCATGGCGGATTACCAAATGGAATCCCTGTCGGCGGAAATTAACCTTGAAGCGGCAAAACTTGCGCGTGCCTGTGCCGATGAGTGGACGGCGCGTACGCCGCACAAACCGCGCTATGTTGCGGGTGTCCTCGGCCCAACCAACCGTACAGCATCTATTTCACCGGACGTAAATGATCCGGCTTACCGTAACATTACCTTTGATCAGCTGGTGGCCGCTTACCGTGAGTCCACCAAAGCGCTGGTGGAAGGTGGCAGTGACCTGATCCTGATTGAAACCGTTTTTGACACGCTGAATGCGAAAGCGGCTATCTTCGCGGTGAAAACGGAGTTTGAAGCGCTGGGGATTGAACTGCCGATTATGATTTCCGGCACCATCACCGATGCCTCAGGGCGTACGCTCTCCGGCCAGACCACCGAAGCATTCTATAACTCACTGCGCCACGCCGAAGCGCTGACCTTTGGTCTCAACTGCGCCCTTGGGCCGGATGAGCTGCGTCAGTACGTTCAGGAGCTCTCGCGTATTGCGGAATGCTACGTTACCGCACACCCCAACGCCGGCCTGCCGAACGCCTTTGGTGAGTACGACCTTGATGCGGAAACCATGGCGAAGCAGATTCGCGAATGGGCTGAAGCCGGCTTTCTGAACGTGGTTGGCGGCTGCTGCGGGACCACGCCAGAGCATATCGCGGCGATGAGTCGCGCGGTGGATGGCATCGCGCCGCGCCAGCTACCGGAAATTCCGGTTGCCTGCCGTCTTTCTGGCCTGGAGCCGCTGAATATTGGTGACGACAGCCTGTTCGTTAACGTCGGCGAACGTACCAACGTCACGGGTTCGGCCAAATTCAAGCGCCTGATTAAAGAAGAAAAATACAGCGAAGCGCTGGACGTTGCCCGCCAGCAGGTGGAAAGCGGCGCGCAGATTATCGACATCAACATGGATGAGGGGATGCTCGACGCCGAAGCGGCGATGGTGCGCTTCCTCAACCTGATCGCTGGTGAACCGGACATCGCCCGCGTACCGATTATGATCGACTCTTCCAAATGGGAAGTCATCGAAAAAGGGCTGAAGTGCATTCAGGGTAAAGGCATCGTTAACTCCATCTCGATGAAAGAGGGCGTGGAGATCTTCACCCATCATGCCAAATTGCTGCGTCGCTACGGTGCGGCGGTAGTGGTAATGGCCTTTGACGAGCAGGGGCAGGCCGATACCCGCGCGCGTAAAATCGAAATTTGCCGTCGCGCATACAAAATTCTCACCGAAGAGGTGGGCTTCCCGCCGGAAGATATTATCTTCGACCCAAACATTTTTGCGGTCGCGACCGGTATCGAAGAGCACAACAACTATGCGCAGGACTTTATCGGTGCCTGTGAAGACATTAAACGCGAGCTGCCGCATGCGCTGATCTCCGGCGGTGTTTCTAACGTTTCGTTCTCATTCCGTGGCAACGATCCGGTGCGCGAAGCCATTCACGCGGTGTTCCTCTACTACGCTATCCGTAACGGCATGGATATGGGGATCGTCAACGCCGGACAACTGGCGATTTACGACGATCTGCCTGCCGAGCTGCGCGATGCGGTTGAGGACGTGATCCTTAATCGTCGCGACGATGGCACCGAACGTCTGCTGGATTTGGCGGAAAAATACCGTGGCAGCAAAACCGACGACACCGCTAACGCGCAACAGGCGGAGTGGCGTAGTTGGGACGTGAAAAAACGCCTCGAATATTCGCTGGTGAAAGGGATTACCGAGTTTATCGAGCTGGATACCGAAGAAGCACGCCAGCAGGCAGCGCGTCCGATTGAAGTGATCGAAGGGCCGCTGATGGACGGCATGAACGTCGTTGGCGATCTGTTTGGCGAAGGTAAAATGTTCCTGCCGCAGGTGGTGAAATCGGCGCGCGTGATGAAGCAGGCGGTGGCCTACCTTGAACCCTACATTGAAGCCAGCAAAGAAAAAGGCTCCAGCAACGGCAAGATGGTCATCGCGACGGTGAAGGGTGATGTGCACGATATCGGTAAAAATATTGTCGGTGTGGTGCTGCAATGTAATAACTACGAAATCATCGACCTTGGCGTGATGGTGCCTGCAGAGAAAATCCTCCGCACGGCGCGTGAAGTCAATGCTGATCTGATTGGTCTTTCCGGGCTGATTACCCCGTCACTGGACGAAATGGTCAACGTGGCGAAAGAGATGGAACGTCAGGGCTTCACCATTCCGCTGCTGATTGGCGGTGCGACCACCTCGAAAGCGCACACGGCGGTGAAAATTGAGCAGAACTACAGCGGTCCGACGGTCTACGTACAGAACGCCTCGCGTACCGTTGGCGTCGTCGCTGCTTTGCTTTCTGATACGCAACGCGATGATTTTGTCGCGCGTACGCGTAAAGAGTATGAAACGGTACGCATACAACACGGGCGCAAGAAACCACGTACTCCACCGGTAACGCTGGAGGCCGCGCGTGATAACGATCTGGCCTTTGACTGGGAAAGCTACACGCCGCCGGTGGCTCATCGTCTGGGTGTGCAGGAAGTTGAGGCCAGCATTGAAACGCTGCGTAACTATATCGACTGGACGCCGTTCTTTATGACCTGGTCGCTGGCCGGTAAATACCCTCGCATCCTTGAAGATGAAGTGGTGGGGGAAGAGGCGAAACGTCTGTTTAAAGATGCGAACGACATGCTGGATAAACTCAGCGCTGAGAAAACCCTCAACCCGCGTGGCGTTGTTGGGTTATTCCCGGCCAACCGCGTCGGCGATGATATCGAGATTTACCGCGATGAAACGCGCACTCACGTCCTGAATGTGAGCCATCATCTGCGCCAGCAAACTGAGAAGGTGGGTTTTGCCAACTACTGCCTGTCTGACTTTGTGGCGCCGAAGCAGAGCGGTAAGGCCGATTATATTGGCGCCTTCGCGGTTACCGGCGGTCTGGAAGAGGATGCGCTGGCCGATGCTTTTGAAGCGCAGCACGATGACTACAACAAGATCATGGTGAAAGCGATTGCCGACCGCCTGGCAGAGGCCTTTGCGGAGTATCTGCACGAGCGCGTGCGCAAAGTTTACTGGGGTTACGCCGCGAACGAGAATCTCAGCAATGATGAGCTGATCCGTGAGAACTACCAGGGGATTCGCCCGGCACCGGGCTATCCGGCGTGCCCGGAGCATACCGAGAAGGCCACGATCTGGGCGTTGTTAGATGTGGAAACCCACACCGGTATGAAGCTCACGGAATCCTTCGCCATGTGGCCAGGTGCGTCGGTCTCCGGCTGGTACTTCAGCCACCCGGACAGTAAGTACTACGCCGTGGCGCAAATTCAGCGTGACCAGGTCGAAGATTACGCTTTCCGTAAAGGGATGAGCGTGGAAGAAGTTGAACGTTGGTTAGCGCCAAACCTGGGCTATGACGCCGACTGATTCACAAAACTGTCATCTTTCTTTACAACAAACAGGGCGCTCAATGAGTGCCCTGTCTCTTTATTACATTTAAACCCTTATACTGAAAGAACGCTCATGGCACAGATTGCCGGATGACGGCAGCCAACAGGGAATTTTTGTCGGCCTGATCAGCATCTGCCACCAGGCATTATGCTGACGCCATGAGCTTCAGGAACATATAAGTATAAGGAGAACCTGATTCCGTGCTAACTCTGTTACACCTGCTTTCTGCCGTGGCGATGCTGGTTTGGGGCACGCATATTGTGCGTACTGGCGTGATGCGTGTCTTTGGTGCCCGTTTGCGTACTGTACTCAGCCGTAGCGTTGAAAAGAAACCGCTCGCCTTTTGCGCGGGGATTGGCGTGACCGCGCTGGTGCAAAGCAGCAACGCGACCACCATGCTAGTCACCTCGTTTGTTGCGCAGGATCTGGTGGCACTCACGCCTGCGTTGGTGATTGTACTCGGTGCTGACGTGGGGACCGCGCTGATGGCGCGTATCCTGACCTTCGATCTCTCCTGGCTGTCGCCGCTGCTGATTTTTATCGGCGTGATTTTCTTTCTGGGACGCAAGCAGTCCCGGGTCGGACAGTTGGGGCGGGTAGGCATCGGGCTGGGGTTGATTTTACTGGCGCTGGAGCTGATTGTGCAGGCGGTGACGCCGATCACCCAGGCTAACGGCGTACAGGTCATTTTCGCCTCGCTCACGGGCGATATCATGCTTGATGCGCTGATTGGCGCCATGTTTGCGATTATCAGTTACTCCAGCCTGGCGGCGGTTCTGCTGACGGCCACGTTGACAGCCGCTGGCATTATCTCGTTCCCGGTCGCGTTGTGTCTGGTGATTGGCGCTAACCTGGGTTCCGGCCTGTTGGCGATGCTCAACAACAGCGCGGCGAATGCTGCGGCTCGCCGCGTGGCGCTCGGCAGTTTACTGTTTAAGCTGGTGGGTAGCCTGATTATCCTGCCGTTCGTGCATCCGCTGGCGAATCTGATGGATGAATTGCCGCTGCCGAAATCCGAACTGGTCATCTATTTTCACGTCTTTTATAACCTGGTGCGCTGCGTGGCGATGGTGCCGTTTGCCGAGCCGATGGCGCGTTTCTGTAAGCGTATTATCCGCGATGAGCCTGAATTAGATGCCCATCTGAAACCCAAACATCTGGATGTCAGCGCGCTGGACACGCCGACGCTTGCGCTGGCTAATGCGGCCCGTGAAGCACTGCGTATTGGCGATGCCATGGAGCAGATGATGGAAGGGCTGAAGAAGGTAATGCATGGCGAACCGCGCGAGGAAAAAGAGCTGCGCAAGATGGCCGACGACATCAACGTATTGTATACGGCGATCAAGCTCTATCTGGCGCGGATGCCAAAAGATGAGCTGGCGGAAGAGGAGTCGCGCCGCTGGGCGGAAATTATCGAAATGTCGCTCAACCTGGAGCAGGCATCGGATATTGTCGAACGCATGGGAAGCGAAATTGCGGATAAATCGTTGGCCGCGCGTCGGGCATTTTCTCTGGAAGGTCTGAAGGAACTGGATGCGCTTTACGATCAGTTGTTGAGCAACCTGCAACTGGCGATGTCGGTATTCTTCTCCGGTGATGTGACCAGCGCCCGCCGCCTGCGCCGCAGCAAACACCGTTTTCGCATTCTTAATCGTCGTTATTCACACGCGCACGTGGATCGATTGCATCAGCAGAACGTGCAGAGTATCGAGACCAGTTCTCTACACCTTGCGTTACTGGGGGATATGCAGCGTCTGAACTCGCTGTTTTGCTCTGTTGCCTACAGTGTGCTGGAACAGCCAGACGAAGACGACGAACGGGATGAGTTCTAACTAGCGTAATGCGTTCATATCAGGCCTACGTTATCCTGTAGGCCTGATACGCATAGTGCCATCAGGCGCTTAACGTGATGCTAATTAAAAGCAGTGACCTTCTTTAAGCGCAACCGCCTCTTCACCCGCCTTGAACACATAGGTGGTGTTCGGACCGCCAAGAACAGCCTGGCCATTACTTACTTTGATCCAGTTCCCTTCCGGCAGACCAATTACTGTCAGTTCCGGTGCGACAACCAGCAGCTCGCGAATACGCTGCTCGCGCGTTTCGCCTTTATGCCCTTCCGGCAGTGCATTGGTAAAGTGTGGGTTAATCTGCAGTGGGAACAGACCCAGCGCATCAAGACCTTTTGGATCGACAATCGGCATGTCGTTGGTGGTACGAATGGTCTGGCAGGCAAGGTTGGAACCCGCGCTCCAGCCGATGTACAGTGCGCCGCGTTTGACGACGTCAACAATCGGCGCCAGCAATCCGCGTTCACGGCTCTCTTTCAGCAACTGGAAGGTGTTACCGCCACCGACAATGACCACTTCAGCGTTTTCAATGGCTGCAACCGGATCGGCAACAGTATGAATGCCAGTCACATTAACGCCCATTGGCGCAAAGATGGCTGCAGTTTTCGCTGTGTATTCATCCCAGGTTTGCGTCACGCCAGCAAACGGGATAAATACCGCAGAACGGCGACCATTCAACTGCTCAGCAATCAGCGGCAGTGCGTGTTCCATCCAGCCTTTGCCTGGCAGCGTCGAGTTACTCAATAAAAGCAGTTCCATCATTTCTCCATGAAATCAGAAAATTACAAAACGCGGTAATGCTACCACTGTCAGTGTATCACCTTACTGATGTGGCTCACGATGTTGGAGATGAGGTTCTGGAAAGCGCCTCGCAGACTTCTTCTTCGGGGCGTGACAGACCTGTGCAACCACCTTAGTGTGCATGATGATTTATTGGTCGGAGAATAGGAAATGCTCGCTTATTACGCTAACCTTAGGCATGTCATGCGCATTGCTATGGGGGTTATCATGCGCACTGTGTCAAAGGTGAAAAAATCAGTCAATGTCTCGCTGGATCCTGAAATATTGGAAGAGGCACGCAAGCTTAAAATCAATTTGTCAGCGGTTTTAACCGAAGCCTTAATCGAAAAATTTCGCGAGAACAAACGTGAAGAATGGCTACGTGATAATAAAAAATCGATAGAAGCATTAAATCAGTGGGTGGAAGAAAACGGTTCGTTCAGTGATTTTCAAAGGACATTCTGATGGAGCAGTATTGCGCTTATGAGAACACTGGAAGTGGAAAAAGCGTTTATCCGTTTTTAATTAGCTTACAGCATCCGGTGGCCGCTGTTTTGCAGCATGTACTGGTTGCACCCGTTATAGCGCTAAGTCAGTTCGACGGCGAAGTACCGCCAGCTAAAATTTGTCCCATTGTTAGTATTGGTGGGCAAGCTTATGTGGTGATGACGCACATGATGACAGGCATACCTGTGAAGAATCTGGGTAACTGTGTGGGAGACCTGACCGCAAACAGGGCTGAATTTCGAGATGCGATTGATTTCCTGCTTAACGGTTATTAGAGCACCATGACGGGCCTGATTATGTTGAGAGGCGTGACGGATCGCAAATAGTGTCGGGACTGGCGTTCACGATTATTTTTATCGCCCGCAAGGTAGGGTATATTTCGCTTTTAATACACAAAATCATTCAAGTTGTATCAAGGCGGCAAGGGAGCGAATCCCTGGGAGCATAGATTGCTATGTGACCTGGGTGAGTGAGGGTAGCCAACGCAGAGACAGCTTGAAGGATGAAGTGTATACAGGAGAAATTATGCTGTCCGACTCATCCATCCGATTAAACAAATACATCAGTGAAAGCGGAATCTGCTCGCGTCGCGAGGCGGATCGTTTTATCGAACAAGGGAATGTCTTCCTGAATGGCAAACGCGCCACCATTGGCGATCAGGTGATGCCTGGCGACGTCGTAAAAGTGAATGGTCGGTTGATTGAGCCGCGCGAAGCGGAAGATCTGGTTTTTATCGCGCTGAATAAGCCGGTAGGGATCGTGAGCACCACCGAAGACAGCGAGCGCGACAACATTGTTGATTTTGTTAACCACAGTAAACGCGTGTTCCCGATTGGTCGTCTGGATAAAGACTCCCAGGGGCTGATTTTTCTGACCAACCACGGCGATCTGGTGAATAAAATCCTGCGCGCCGGTAACGATCACGAAAAAGAGTATCTGGTGACGGTGGATAAACCCGTCACGGACGAGTTTATTCGTGGTATGGGGGCTGGTGTGCCCATTCTGGGGACCGTCACCAAGAAATGTAAGGTCAAGAAAGAAGCGCCGTTTGTTTTTCGCATCACGCTGATTCAGGGGCTGAACCGTCAGATCCGCCGTATGTGTGAACACTTTGGCTATGAAGTGACGAAGCTTGAGCGTACGCGCATCATGAACGTTGGTTTGTCCGGCTTGCCGCTGGGTGAATGGCGTGATCTGACGGACGATGAACTGATCGAACTGTTCAAGTTGATTGAGAACTCTACATCGGAAGCCAAATCGGAAGCCAAACCGAAGGCGAAAGCGAAGCCAAAAACGGCAGGCATTAAGCGTCCGGTGGTGAAAATCGAAAAATCCGCTGAAAAAGAGAAAGCGCGCCCGGCTGCGAACGGTAAACGCTTTACCTCGCCGGGGCGTAAGAAGAAAGGACGTTAACGTCTGCCGCGCGTCGGCGTATTTGCTGACCAGGAAAACGATGCTTCCGCATCCGGTTTATAAGCCTGCTTTTTCT contains:
- a CDS encoding Na/Pi cotransporter family protein, encoding MLTLLHLLSAVAMLVWGTHIVRTGVMRVFGARLRTVLSRSVEKKPLAFCAGIGVTALVQSSNATTMLVTSFVAQDLVALTPALVIVLGADVGTALMARILTFDLSWLSPLLIFIGVIFFLGRKQSRVGQLGRVGIGLGLILLALELIVQAVTPITQANGVQVIFASLTGDIMLDALIGAMFAIISYSSLAAVLLTATLTAAGIISFPVALCLVIGANLGSGLLAMLNNSAANAAARRVALGSLLFKLVGSLIILPFVHPLANLMDELPLPKSELVIYFHVFYNLVRCVAMVPFAEPMARFCKRIIRDEPELDAHLKPKHLDVSALDTPTLALANAAREALRIGDAMEQMMEGLKKVMHGEPREEKELRKMADDINVLYTAIKLYLARMPKDELAEEESRRWAEIIEMSLNLEQASDIVERMGSEIADKSLAARRAFSLEGLKELDALYDQLLSNLQLAMSVFFSGDVTSARRLRRSKHRFRILNRRYSHAHVDRLHQQNVQSIETSSLHLALLGDMQRLNSLFCSVAYSVLEQPDEDDERDEF
- a CDS encoding CcdB family protein; amino-acid sequence: MEQYCAYENTGSGKSVYPFLISLQHPVAAVLQHVLVAPVIALSQFDGEVPPAKICPIVSIGGQAYVVMTHMMTGIPVKNLGNCVGDLTANRAEFRDAIDFLLNGY
- a CDS encoding type II toxin-antitoxin system CcdA family antitoxin — encoded protein: MLAYYANLRHVMRIAMGVIMRTVSKVKKSVNVSLDPEILEEARKLKINLSAVLTEALIEKFRENKREEWLRDNKKSIEALNQWVEENGSFSDFQRTF
- the metH gene encoding methionine synthase — encoded protein: MSSKVEQLRQQLKERILVLDGGMGTMIQGYRLSEADFRGERFADWPCDLKGNNDLLVLSKPEVITAIHNAYFEAGADIIETNTFNSTTIAMADYQMESLSAEINLEAAKLARACADEWTARTPHKPRYVAGVLGPTNRTASISPDVNDPAYRNITFDQLVAAYRESTKALVEGGSDLILIETVFDTLNAKAAIFAVKTEFEALGIELPIMISGTITDASGRTLSGQTTEAFYNSLRHAEALTFGLNCALGPDELRQYVQELSRIAECYVTAHPNAGLPNAFGEYDLDAETMAKQIREWAEAGFLNVVGGCCGTTPEHIAAMSRAVDGIAPRQLPEIPVACRLSGLEPLNIGDDSLFVNVGERTNVTGSAKFKRLIKEEKYSEALDVARQQVESGAQIIDINMDEGMLDAEAAMVRFLNLIAGEPDIARVPIMIDSSKWEVIEKGLKCIQGKGIVNSISMKEGVEIFTHHAKLLRRYGAAVVVMAFDEQGQADTRARKIEICRRAYKILTEEVGFPPEDIIFDPNIFAVATGIEEHNNYAQDFIGACEDIKRELPHALISGGVSNVSFSFRGNDPVREAIHAVFLYYAIRNGMDMGIVNAGQLAIYDDLPAELRDAVEDVILNRRDDGTERLLDLAEKYRGSKTDDTANAQQAEWRSWDVKKRLEYSLVKGITEFIELDTEEARQQAARPIEVIEGPLMDGMNVVGDLFGEGKMFLPQVVKSARVMKQAVAYLEPYIEASKEKGSSNGKMVIATVKGDVHDIGKNIVGVVLQCNNYEIIDLGVMVPAEKILRTAREVNADLIGLSGLITPSLDEMVNVAKEMERQGFTIPLLIGGATTSKAHTAVKIEQNYSGPTVYVQNASRTVGVVAALLSDTQRDDFVARTRKEYETVRIQHGRKKPRTPPVTLEAARDNDLAFDWESYTPPVAHRLGVQEVEASIETLRNYIDWTPFFMTWSLAGKYPRILEDEVVGEEAKRLFKDANDMLDKLSAEKTLNPRGVVGLFPANRVGDDIEIYRDETRTHVLNVSHHLRQQTEKVGFANYCLSDFVAPKQSGKADYIGAFAVTGGLEEDALADAFEAQHDDYNKIMVKAIADRLAEAFAEYLHERVRKVYWGYAANENLSNDELIRENYQGIRPAPGYPACPEHTEKATIWALLDVETHTGMKLTESFAMWPGASVSGWYFSHPDSKYYAVAQIQRDQVEDYAFRKGMSVEEVERWLAPNLGYDAD
- the rluF gene encoding 23S rRNA pseudouridine(2604) synthase RluF; amino-acid sequence: MLSDSSIRLNKYISESGICSRREADRFIEQGNVFLNGKRATIGDQVMPGDVVKVNGRLIEPREAEDLVFIALNKPVGIVSTTEDSERDNIVDFVNHSKRVFPIGRLDKDSQGLIFLTNHGDLVNKILRAGNDHEKEYLVTVDKPVTDEFIRGMGAGVPILGTVTKKCKVKKEAPFVFRITLIQGLNRQIRRMCEHFGYEVTKLERTRIMNVGLSGLPLGEWRDLTDDELIELFKLIENSTSEAKSEAKPKAKAKPKTAGIKRPVVKIEKSAEKEKARPAANGKRFTSPGRKKKGR
- the pepE gene encoding dipeptidase PepE, whose amino-acid sequence is MELLLLSNSTLPGKGWMEHALPLIAEQLNGRRSAVFIPFAGVTQTWDEYTAKTAAIFAPMGVNVTGIHTVADPVAAIENAEVVIVGGGNTFQLLKESRERGLLAPIVDVVKRGALYIGWSAGSNLACQTIRTTNDMPIVDPKGLDALGLFPLQINPHFTNALPEGHKGETREQRIRELLVVAPELTVIGLPEGNWIKVSNGQAVLGGPNTTYVFKAGEEAVALKEGHCF